A genomic window from Eleginops maclovinus isolate JMC-PN-2008 ecotype Puerto Natales chromosome 9, JC_Emac_rtc_rv5, whole genome shotgun sequence includes:
- the scp2b gene encoding sterol carrier protein 2b — MPEIQTRRIQAIYTSASDGLEGFKAHAVFEEINKKLQEEGEQFVKKIGGVFAFKVKDGPNGQEGVWYVDVKNGRGCVHNDTAKKADCTISMSDTDLLALMTGKINPQTAFFQGKLKITGNMGLAMKLQSLQLQPGKAKL, encoded by the exons ATGCCTGAAATACAGACAAGAAG GATTCAAGCCATTTACACCAGTGCCAGTGACGGCCTGGAGGGCTTCAAGGCACATGCTGTGTTCGAGGAAATCAACAAGAAGCTCCAGGAG GAAGGGGAACAGTTTGTGAAAAAGATCGGGGGGGTGTTTGCCTTCAAGGTAAAGGACGGCCCCAATGGTCAGGAAGGTGTTTGGTACGTGGACGTGAAGAACGGCAGAGGCTGCGTCCACAATGACACGG CTAAGAAGGCAGACTGCACCATCTCCATGTCCGACACAGACCTGTTGGCGCTGATGACGGGGAAGATAAACCCACAGACT GCGTTTTTCCAGGGCAAGCTGAAGATCACAGGGAACATGGGCCTGGCTATGAAGCTCCAGAGCCTGCAGCTGCAGCCGGGCAAAGCCAAGCTGTAG